The DNA window CGGTCACCTCGTACCTTGTCAAAGAAGCAAGGCTAGGGAGGATTTCGCTTTGGAAGTCCTTCCGCCACCTTCCCCTATTTGGCCGGCCCTTCCTTGGCTGAGTTGGCGAAGTTGATCCGCCTACTTGCTCCATCTGGCCAATAGTGTTACTATAGCAGCAATCTAGGACTTTTGTCTCGGTCAAATTTAAGGTCATGAACTCAAAGTAATCAATGTTGATAGGAGAAAAGTCATCGAGATTGTTCGCTGCACTGCTCCAACCTGCATTATTCTCTGGATGATCTGCTGCTGTGGAAGCAATGCCAGCAAACCAGTGAAGAGGACTTCTTGCAGAAGATTCGGACAATAAACAAGTTGTCTTTTTGAGACCATTGTTGTCCACAAATCCTGATATGGTAACCAAAGCCTCGGCAGCAACTCTAGCTTGCTCCTCTTGCGCTTCCGGATCCTCTTGTCCTGCCAATTGAAATGGCATCTCAAGCTGGTTTTCATTGGATTCTCCTCTAGGCGGCGAGCATTCCTTGTTTTCTGGACTGATAGGTGCCTGGAGATCAACCTCCATCAGCATattctcttcctcaatcatgcATGAATTTAGGTCAATAATACCAGCCAGAGATTCTTGTTTCTTCTGCTCATTCTTCCCTGTATACTCAGCAGGGGGTAGTGATTGAATGCAAGATAACTTTCCATCAAATATGCATTTTCCCTCAATTCCATCAGCACCTTGGCTTTTCAATTGGTTCGGGACATGCAAAGGTTGACGATCAGACGACATTTGAGGCCCCTCATTACAGTGAAGCGCAAGAATCTTATCCGCACTAAGGTCACTCTCCTCAGTCTTCTTTAACTCCACATTACAAGAATTTGTGAAAACAGAATCAATCTGGGTAGCAATTTTACTCCCTTCACTCTGTTTTCCTTTGAATACAACCTTTTCCTTAAGCCATGGCAGCCCCCTACTTGAATCCTGAaggttattttcttttctaggAATCTGAATGCTTTGAAGTGCTGTTATATCAAAATAACCAGCAGGTGCAATATTCAGGTTTAGATTCTTGAGAGTTCCCACATCTTTAGAACCCATGATATTCATCCGAAGCTCATCGCTATCCAATGAATCGTGCTTGGCACTGCTATTGGGATCATTAGAACTAATTGATGGAAGATCCAACGGCTTGGACCTGCTGCCCAGAAGAAAGTGTCGGCCATCTAAATCATGGCCAGGTTTACCACTTTTACACTGATAACTCTCATCTTGAGTGAAcactgaaattcccatcaatgatttaGAACTTTGACCCAATGATACTGAAGAGCTTAAAAATGGAAGTGCCGGAACTGCTATTGAGCTTTGGCCACAGTAAGCAGGTGTTTTCCATAACTCAGCGGGTGAAATCCCAGAACTTAACTTATCATATTGAGAGCATGTGTGAGGTGCATTGCTGGATCCAAGTGAGCCATTACTCATGAAACCTTGAACTTGTGAACCATTGCTAGAAAACTTCCTCACTGGCCAAGGTTCGCTAACATGATTTAATGGATGAAAATATGGAGGGTCATTAAATTGTTCCATATTCTTTCTTAATGGTTCAATTGAATCAGATTGCTTTCCTGTACAAATAACTTTGGAAAAAGAATCCAATGCACCACCACTTTGCCCTGAAAATTGAAGAATTTACATGAAAAAAGTTATAATTGTACGTATTTATGAACAGATTATAATAGCAGCTGACAAATCTGAATTGAAAAAGGGTATAATATTACCTCTACACATCTGCTCCTGTATCTTTCTCTGTTCCAACAGAGGGTTTCCTGAGAAATTTTCAGGATCCTTTCGCTTGTTCAAATTCCAAATGACATCATTTGGAAAATTCTGATAGCTCAATTTTGTTGTCTTTGACAGATCATAAAAGGCATTGTTCCTATTATGTGAAGGGGCTGCCGAATCATAAGACTTTGAAGTTGCTTCTTCAAGCTTAAATTGTAAATTTAAGCCAGCAAAACCATTAGAATTGATTCCATATGGTTTCTCACCATTGCCACACACAACTTTGGAAGATCCATTTAAAGAATAAGCTGAGACTTGCAGCACATCAGTGACACTTCCGTTTTCTAAACATTCACCTTCTTCACTATCAATGTATTCGTTAGCCGGAAGCTGAAGATCCAATATCTTTTTGCCAACTTTTCTGTATTTGGATTCTGATGGTTTAGAATCTTTGAAAGATTCTTCGGTCACTATCGGAACAGGAGTGGGACATATTTTCTTGCCGTTCTCTTGTAGAGAAGCCCCCGGTGGCAATGATTGAGCCGTAGACCACGGCAAGTTTGGCGAGTAAGATATCTTTTGGGCATTTTTGGATGGCAAAGAAGAAGCTGACCATGATGATGCCTCCAACCTCAAGTGCTGTTTATATGATTCATTTCTTTTAATATCTTCCATCAACTCCTTCTGTTTGTTATAAATGCGGTGGAGCTCATGAATCTGAAAACCAATAAAATTCAGAATTTGATTAACCAATAAGGAAAGAACTAGACAGAAGACACATAGAGAGAATCCaatctaacaaaataaataattaacatactTGGTCCCTGAATATGGCTTCATGCTTGAGTATTGTCTGTTTTAGAAGTTCCTTGTTGTAGCCTAGAAGGTTACAAGGCGATGATACCGGCAAGGAACCAACGTAATGCAACTCATTCTTAAGCTCACTGTTAACATTAGATGAGGTCCATGGGCTGCGTTCAGATTCAAATAGGAGATCTCTTGCTGAATAATATCCTGGAAAGTAGCCGTCACATTGCACGTTTGCGCCCATTTCCAATAATGCCATAAACAAGAACACAGTTTCAATTAAACAAGATGTAGCAGTGTGTCACCCTCGGTTCCAAAGGAAGGAAAACCTGCACCAAAGGAAGGTATTTTatgcatatgaaaaagaagagttaAACAAGATTGTTGGCTAACAACTTAAGTTCCTTTTCTATGTAACTAACTAGTATACCCAAAATTTTAGATTCAATTGTGTAGTTTAACCAAAAACATTGAAGCACAGCATAATTTTAGATCATGATAAATCCATATTACATAGCAATCAAGCACCCTCAAAGGAAAAACATGCTGGAGAAATTGAATGCAAGTCAATCTGTATGGTGAATGAAGCAAAATAGATGAAGATTTATGACAAGCCAACTTCAAGCATATGTTAGTAAATCATAGGAACACAATAATATTAACATAAGGCATCCAGATTATGACGACGGCTAGAAATGTGAACTTATTGCCATCAAATGGTGGTGTGTCTTAGATATAGGTAACAGAGTAGAATACCAAATAGTTCCTCATAAGCATGATAAGCTTTTAAAACTAGTAAACACAAGCATTGAATTTAACACTCTATCAGCATAATAAGCTTTTAAAACATGAGATCACAAAATAAGATTAATTATTGATACATGGAtgtcgaattttttttaaaaaaaagggagTTTTGTTACTATTCATATCAAGATGTTGCCACTTGCCACAGAACAGTCACCAGAATTTTTCTATACACACAATAGTTTCTAGTATCTGCAAAAATAGGTAAATGAATAAACAAAATGGAAACATTAACTTCAAAATTATTCCTCAATTATACACCATGTTTATAACTGGCAATGAAAGCACAAATTACagcctcaaaacagaagcacaAAGAATAATCATAGGAAAAACCATCAGCATTCAAGTagaattcaactagtttcatgTATGAAGAGAAAATGGAAGGGAAGAACAGAGAATTGGCTATGGATAGAGCTGGAACAAATGctatgaaaccaccataaagaTAAAAGTTTCCACAAGACAAACCTCCAAACGCAAATAAGAATCAGATTCTCAAAGGACAATAGCATCAAATCAAAATCCATTCAACAATCAAGCCAGTGGAAGGTAAAGAccaaaagcaaaaaaagaaaagggtaaCAGGACTTGGAAATCTTTTGCCAAAAAACTGAAACAAGATCAACCAAAATCATTTGACGTCCCGGAAACGTAACTGAgcccaaaagaaaaataaaataaaataaaataaaaaccagaTTATACATATTACACGCTCCAAAATGATAGAGAACCAATTAGAAAATAACCAAACTCAACcataaaaacaacaaaaccCGATATAACTATGGGACTGAAGAAAACCAGTGAGACTATATTAGAAATTAGaagctaaaattaaataataattacaataatggaaggataaaaaaaaaacaaaaaacaacgGGAAAAATGTCGTTCGCGCATGAGATGAAGTGAAAACTGAAAAGAGACTTAAGACTCacctgaagaagaagaagaagaaggagaaaagtGAAGGATG is part of the Arachis duranensis cultivar V14167 chromosome 1, aradu.V14167.gnm2.J7QH, whole genome shotgun sequence genome and encodes:
- the LOC107468390 gene encoding uncharacterized protein LOC107468390, whose protein sequence is MALLEMGANVQCDGYFPGYYSARDLLFESERSPWTSSNVNSELKNELHYVGSLPVSSPCNLLGYNKELLKQTILKHEAIFRDQIHELHRIYNKQKELMEDIKRNESYKQHLRLEASSWSASSLPSKNAQKISYSPNLPWSTAQSLPPGASLQENGKKICPTPVPIVTEESFKDSKPSESKYRKVGKKILDLQLPANEYIDSEEGECLENGSVTDVLQVSAYSLNGSSKVVCGNGEKPYGINSNGFAGLNLQFKLEEATSKSYDSAAPSHNRNNAFYDLSKTTKLSYQNFPNDVIWNLNKRKDPENFSGNPLLEQRKIQEQMCRGQSGGALDSFSKVICTGKQSDSIEPLRKNMEQFNDPPYFHPLNHVSEPWPVRKFSSNGSQVQGFMSNGSLGSSNAPHTCSQYDKLSSGISPAELWKTPAYCGQSSIAVPALPFLSSSVSLGQSSKSLMGISVFTQDESYQCKSGKPGHDLDGRHFLLGSRSKPLDLPSISSNDPNSSAKHDSLDSDELRMNIMGSKDVGTLKNLNLNIAPAGYFDITALQSIQIPRKENNLQDSSRGLPWLKEKVVFKGKQSEGSKIATQIDSVFTNSCNVELKKTEESDLSADKILALHCNEGPQMSSDRQPLHVPNQLKSQGADGIEGKCIFDGKLSCIQSLPPAEYTGKNEQKKQESLAGIIDLNSCMIEEENMLMEVDLQAPISPENKECSPPRGESNENQLEMPFQLAGQEDPEAQEEQARVAAEALVTISGFVDNNGLKKTTCLLSESSARSPLHWFAGIASTAADHPENNAGWSSAANNLDDFSPINIDYFEFMTLNLTETKVLDCCYSNTIGQMEQVGGSTSPTQPRKGRPNRGRWRKDFQSEILPSLASLTRYEVTEDLQIIGGLVAAGTHSETGSLRSAGKNVSARGRRRSGTSISNNTELHLSKLTSTTGFGTEKGCLISWGKICRKRRGKRLPTTKPHHILNQVYN